The following are from one region of the Streptomyces rubrogriseus genome:
- a CDS encoding ferredoxin reductase, with translation MTETATHTAGATAPTPPARFAVPGRIEVNGRVAGTWQTATLTGIRRETPRASTFRLAVPGWAGHLPGQHLMLRLTAADGYRAQRHYSLASAPDDSGHIELTLDRVPDGEVSGWFHTVARPGDEIEVRGPLSGFFAWPGDRPALLLGAGSGVVPLMSMVRHHRARGLTVPLRLLVSARGPEELIYAGEFGAETTPVFTRTAPPGTPVGRLAAAHVAPLLAEPPAGGWEAYVCGSNAFAEHASRLLVAAGQPVDRIRIERFG, from the coding sequence GTGACTGAGACGGCCACGCACACGGCGGGGGCGACGGCCCCCACTCCCCCGGCCCGGTTCGCCGTGCCCGGGCGCATCGAGGTGAACGGCCGGGTGGCCGGGACGTGGCAGACGGCCACGCTCACCGGGATCCGCCGCGAGACGCCCCGCGCGTCGACCTTCCGCCTCGCCGTGCCCGGCTGGGCGGGCCACCTGCCCGGCCAGCACCTGATGCTGCGGCTCACCGCCGCGGACGGCTACCGGGCCCAGCGCCACTACTCGCTCGCGTCCGCACCGGACGACTCCGGACACATCGAGCTGACCCTGGACCGGGTGCCCGACGGGGAGGTGTCCGGCTGGTTCCACACGGTGGCACGGCCCGGCGACGAGATCGAGGTGCGCGGCCCGCTCAGCGGCTTCTTCGCCTGGCCGGGCGACCGGCCCGCCCTGCTGCTCGGCGCCGGGTCCGGCGTCGTACCGCTGATGTCGATGGTGCGGCACCACCGGGCGCGGGGGCTCACCGTGCCACTGCGGCTCCTCGTGTCCGCGCGCGGCCCCGAGGAGCTGATCTACGCCGGTGAGTTCGGCGCGGAGACGACACCCGTGTTCACCCGCACGGCGCCGCCCGGGACGCCCGTGGGCCGGCTGGCGGCCGCGCATGTGGCGCCGCTCCTCGCCGAGCCGCCCGCCGGCGGCTGGGAGGCCTACGTGTGCGGGTCGAACGCGTTCGCGGAGCACGCGTCGCGGCTGCTGGTGGCGGCCGGACAGCCGGTGGACCGGATCCGGATCGAACGCTTCGGCTGA
- a CDS encoding putative protein N(5)-glutamine methyltransferase produces MPPTFPASPTPASSAAPSALFSASLPSRDAVVAALRAAGCVFAEDEAALILTTARTAADLTALVDRRVSGLPLELVLGWAEFSGLRIAIAPGVFVPRRRTEFLVSEALAHAPHAHVVVDLCCGSGAVGAALATALDRPEVHAADVDPAAVRCARGNLAEAGGRVYAGDLFDALPDTLRGRVDILAANVPYVPTGEVALLPAEARDHEPLVALDGGTDGLDVLRRVAAAAPGWLAPGGCLLVETSERQAPEAVDAFTRAGLATRLAVCEELYAHVVIGVRG; encoded by the coding sequence ATGCCTCCCACTTTCCCCGCTTCGCCCACCCCGGCGTCCTCAGCCGCCCCCTCCGCGCTCTTCTCGGCGTCCCTCCCGTCGCGTGACGCCGTCGTGGCCGCGCTGCGCGCCGCCGGCTGCGTCTTCGCCGAGGACGAGGCCGCGCTCATCCTGACCACCGCCCGCACCGCCGCCGACCTCACCGCACTGGTCGACCGCCGCGTCAGTGGCCTGCCGCTGGAACTCGTCCTGGGCTGGGCCGAGTTCAGCGGCCTGCGCATCGCGATCGCCCCCGGGGTCTTCGTGCCCCGCCGCCGGACCGAGTTCCTGGTCTCCGAGGCCCTGGCCCACGCACCGCACGCGCACGTCGTCGTGGACCTGTGCTGCGGGTCCGGGGCCGTCGGAGCGGCGCTGGCGACCGCCCTGGACCGGCCCGAGGTGCATGCCGCCGACGTCGATCCGGCCGCCGTGCGCTGCGCCCGCGGCAACCTGGCGGAGGCGGGCGGCCGGGTGTACGCGGGTGACCTGTTCGACGCGCTGCCCGACACCCTGCGCGGCCGGGTGGACATCCTCGCGGCCAACGTGCCGTACGTGCCCACCGGCGAGGTCGCGCTGCTGCCCGCCGAGGCCCGCGACCACGAACCGCTGGTCGCCCTCGACGGCGGCACCGACGGCCTCGACGTGCTGCGCAGGGTCGCGGCCGCGGCGCCCGGCTGGCTCGCCCCGGGCGGCTGCCTGCTGGTCGAGACGAGCGAACGCCAGGCACCCGAAGCCGTCGACGCCTTCACCCGGGCCGGTCTGGCCACCCGCCTCGCGGTCTGCGAGGAGCTGTACGCCCATGTGGTGATCGGCGTCAGGGGCTGA
- a CDS encoding sulfite oxidase-like oxidoreductase — protein sequence MNTTRGFTGRPRAARPGLPPGQYDAGDDWPVLSAEVTPEIAPADWTFRVGGLVAEPRTWDLAGARLLPAAGYAGDIHCVTGWSKFGVRFGGVSLDAFLDAAGPLPSATHAVARAHTGYTANLPLADLTGGRAWIVWEYDGQPLAPEHGGPARLVVPHLYFWKSVKWIAGLELLDHDEPGFWEQNGYHARGNPWEEQRYSGD from the coding sequence ATGAACACCACCCGAGGCTTCACCGGGCGTCCGCGCGCCGCCCGGCCGGGGCTGCCGCCCGGTCAGTACGACGCGGGCGACGACTGGCCCGTGCTGTCCGCCGAGGTCACTCCCGAGATCGCACCCGCCGACTGGACCTTCCGCGTGGGCGGTCTGGTGGCCGAGCCCCGCACCTGGGACCTGGCCGGGGCACGCCTGCTGCCGGCCGCCGGGTACGCGGGCGACATCCACTGCGTCACCGGCTGGTCGAAGTTCGGGGTGCGGTTCGGGGGCGTGTCGCTGGACGCCTTCCTGGACGCGGCGGGTCCGCTGCCCTCGGCCACGCACGCCGTCGCCCGCGCGCACACCGGCTACACCGCGAACCTGCCGCTCGCGGACCTGACCGGCGGACGGGCCTGGATCGTGTGGGAGTACGACGGACAGCCGCTCGCCCCCGAGCACGGCGGCCCGGCGCGGCTGGTGGTCCCGCACCTGTACTTCTGGAAGAGCGTGAAGTGGATCGCGGGGCTCGAACTGCTCGACCACGACGAGCCGGGCTTCTGGGAGCAGAACGGCTACCACGCCCGCGGCAATCCCTGGGAGGAGCAGCGGTACTCCGGTGACTGA
- a CDS encoding MarR family winged helix-turn-helix transcriptional regulator — translation MTAAETPDETTAVPAGCPADAAVETIQREMTVFARRARASAGRMHPELSLVSYTLLGHLEERDGRRATDLAAHYALDKSTVSRQVSALERAGLIERRVDPDDHRVQVLHLTESGRDVLDRVTERRRAAFRERLADWPEEELLRFAAYLERYNAWPDAAPGGERDRAAPADTYGGTSTH, via the coding sequence GTGACGGCTGCCGAGACACCGGACGAGACGACCGCCGTTCCCGCCGGATGCCCCGCGGACGCGGCCGTGGAGACCATCCAGCGCGAGATGACGGTCTTCGCCCGCCGGGCCCGCGCCTCGGCGGGCCGCATGCACCCAGAGCTGTCCCTGGTGTCGTACACGCTGCTCGGGCATCTGGAGGAGCGGGACGGCCGCCGGGCCACGGACCTGGCCGCCCACTACGCCCTGGACAAGTCCACCGTCAGCCGCCAGGTGTCCGCGCTGGAGCGCGCCGGACTGATCGAGCGGCGCGTCGACCCGGACGACCACCGCGTCCAGGTCCTGCATCTGACCGAGTCCGGACGGGATGTCCTGGACCGGGTCACCGAGCGGCGGCGGGCCGCCTTCCGGGAGCGGCTCGCCGACTGGCCCGAGGAGGAGCTGCTCCGCTTCGCCGCGTATCTGGAGCGGTACAACGCGTGGCCGGACGCGGCCCCGGGCGGGGAGCGGGACCGGGCAGCGCCTGCGGACACGTACGGTGGGACGAGTACGCACTGA